ACCCTCACCGATGTCGTTTGTCTTCTTGGGAACGAGTCTGCGCTCCAGCGTGACCATCTTGATGGCGTCCAAGCGTATCTCGATGACGTTGTTAATGAGGGCCAGCAGAGGGGCGAGTGGAAACGCAGCCACGAATATGGTGGTGAAGCTGAACTGGATCACTAAGAACACGGCAACGGCGAATATTAGACGAAAAACAAGATTCCGCTGTGCGTCTCGAGTGTTGCACGGACCCATTTCCAGGAACTCGTTGAAGAGGCTGAAGGAGTCCACGTTGTTTAGACGGTAGTTGCTCAGCCAGTTTCGAAGCTTGCAGTTGTCGCACAGCTCGTCTCCGTCTTTGGCCTCCTGCTCGTCTTTCAGGTAACAGTGGGCGcatttcctctgcagcttctgggtccttctcctcctcagccaccTGTGGAACCAGCTGACGAACCCCGACACACACGAGTCACGTGCGTTGCCATCAACACACACCAATCGCAGCGGCCGGTTGCACTCACGGGCCGGTGAACTCGAAGATGTTGCTGATGGTTTGTTTGAGCACCATGATGATGGCCATCTGGATGAAGAGGTCTGTGAGGCATCCGCTGGGGTGACACTGGGGAGGGACAAAGTCCAGCGTTAACAGAGGCCTGATTTCAACCTTGGAGGTGAAAACAATTCATGCTTtacctcctccagcctccattTCCCTGCAATTCGAACATAACCACCAGGGTGACCATTTATCCTGCCGTGCATGTCAGGGAAGCAAAACACGATTAGCGTTAGCTGGCCCACGAGTCCCAAGCGTTTCGTACATCTGGACCTTGAGTTATGACATTGTTCTTACCTGCCCAGAAAGAAGGCCACgtagaagagggaggagaaataGGTGAAGAACTGGAAGGTGAACATCTTGACCGTGAAGCTCTTCTCCGTGGCAGCGAAAGATCGCGTTTCCTCTAATCGAGACACACCCCATGTCAGGATCGGGTAAAAGCCACAATCTCACCGTTACCTGACCCACTTTGGGTCCAACATAATGCAGAACTACACTGACTTTACATAAGACAAGGGCTCTAAAGAAAACAACTTTATGTCCCTCTGAGGAAACGTCCCGTCTCTGAACCTGCCGCCGCTTATCTGCCTGGCCCGTGTGCCTCTGACCTACTTCCTGCCTGATTACCTGCTGTCCCACTTCAGACTGAACTACTGTCAGTGCTTGATGACCATAGGGCTGAATAATGCggtttgttgctgctgcttcaacTGACGTCGGCGCTGTTTTGCTAATTCTGTTTGCACTCATCCAAACCcctgcacaacacaacacagcgaGCTCGCAACCCGGATCAGTTCAAGTCTTTAAATTGAGGGTTTACCAATTTCGCAGAGCTTCATGGCAACGATCCGGTTGatctgcagagacaaagacgagatcagagtcagagaggacgCCGCCGACAGGAGACCGAGCCCCTGGCGCTGCTGCCTGCGTACCCGGGtcatgacggtgatgatgaggTAATGCAGGACGGCCCCCAGCATCATGGCTCCGGTGTTGGAGTGGTTGCTAAGGAACTCCCACGATCCCTCGGCCAAGAGCACAGCGGCGATCACCCTGAACACCACCAGGGCGTGTGTCAGACCAATGATGACCAATATCTGTGAGGAACAAAAAGGCGCACGATTGTCTTCGCCAGTCACCGTAGACACGAGTCTGACCGTCCAGAAGAGAGTGAAAACGCCACCCACCATGGCGGTGACGCAGATCAGCACCAGCGTGCTGCGCAGGTAGGAGTGCTTGTACTTTTTAGGCTCGCAGTTGACGTTGTTGACGATCTCTAGGATCAGCTCCTCCTACGGTCAGTTAAAACACTCTAAAACACTCAACCCCAACGTTGATGGTGCCTTTACTGAAATGCAATTCCAGAGCAGGAACAAGCGAAAAGTGACGgtacctcctcctcacaccagTCAGAAACCTTCCATTCACATACGTATGAAGCCCGGTGCCGCTTCCAGAACTCCAGAAACAGCGTCGCTGTTGCACGGTGAAACAGCACAAGTTAATTGTAGTTGACTAAAAGATCCTTGAAATGTCTTATTTGCTTTAAAGCTGCAATCAAAACACCACTTTCATTAATCAGCAGATGCGGGTCTGATAGAGATCAAAAACACCACTGCTTCGCAGAAAACAGGCAGCGAAGTTTCCTTTTACTAATCTGATCTGTACCAAGTACCTGACAGGAACTTCCTGAATAGTGAAGCTGTCAGATCTCACATAAAACACGCCAACGCCTGGCGGCCAGAGAGGAGCGCTCAGAGCTAGCTTGGTAGCAGGTTACCCTGAGCAGATACCAGCAACAGCCTCTGGCATCCTGCTCAGtttcaatgttttaaagatggCACATGAACGGATTGAACTCCCCCGTAGCCAGATGGCTGGGAATGATTGAGATGAGAAGGTGGGGATGTTGCATTTCCTTGGCAGCGCGTGCGTTACATAAACATCCAACTTGCATAACACAAGCCTGAGGCGGATAAAGGGTTTGTTTAATATGAACAGAAATATCGAAGTTTAGGGAGATGGAATTATTATATGTTATCAAAAAAAACGACGTGACGTGGAACTCACCCCACACTGCCATGAACATTGCAAACAGGACCGTACCATTATTATCGAACAGCAGGCTCACCTGCGGGGGCAAATAAGCCGGGGTGAGGACAGAACCAACGGGACAACTTTGAGCCGTCTGCCGAGCGCACGTGGTCGTACCTTGGCATACGTGCAGGTGTCAGACAGCTGCCACACTTTACACCTGCGGTCGCAGAGCGGGCACATGACCGTGTCGGCGTCGCAGACCTCCTTTCTGTAAGAGAGCGGAGGGTTCAGCGCCGAGCCGGCGACACAGATACGGCGGGGTCGGCGAGGACGCTCACATGAGAGGCGAGCTGTTGAAGAAGGCCAGGCCATAAAGGAAGACTATGACCCCGATGAGAGCGGGCGGGATGAGAAGATACGTGTACCAGCCCAGCCACAGGTAGTACAAGGCCACCTTCTCCCCAAAGTAGTTCCTGACATGAGGGAAAGAGCAAAGGTCACGAGGTCACACATATATCCACTCACATGTGGCCAGTTTCATGATGGTGATGGTATATTCCTGTATTACAGTGAGCAACTGACTAGCAGGGGCGCTACATTTTAAATGGCGCCTGCGTGGGCGCACCGACGCCGAACGCCGGCGGCCACTTCACAGCAGAAAAACAATAAGGCTGCAATAATTGCGACTGTAAAGGGCAGAGTGGTGATGCGGCGCGGTCTCAACCTGACAGCAGTTATGGGTTGCCCTTGGAGACAGGCGGTCCATCGTGCCCagctctccttcagctctttctgtttctttttctggaaGGCGAGAAACAACGCGAAGATCAGACACGAAGCTTCGGCGGCGTGAATAATGATGCGCACGTCCGCCGCCATCGGAAACGCGGCCGGGGCGTTCTCGCGGAAACCGAGCGAGGGTTCATATGTCAGTGTACGTTCCCGCCCACTCACTCCCGGCGCTGCCTGGCTCACTGCGTCATGGTGACTCACGATGAATTCTCTTTAGCACATTCTTCACCTGCGATGATCTATTGTTTCCCGAGGATGAAGCCGAGTTTCGCTTCATCATTTTAGACGTCTCTTCtccagcagaaacaaccaccGGAGGCGCCAGGAGCTCGCTTTTGCTTTCGTTCTTACGGGTATTCGACGTGTCAAGCGTGCAGCCTAATCAGTTTTCATAAATCTTTATCTCTTCACCTCATGCAAGC
The nucleotide sequence above comes from Takifugu rubripes chromosome 9, fTakRub1.2, whole genome shotgun sequence. Encoded proteins:
- the LOC101077036 gene encoding anoctamin-9 is translated as MTGHKRQPSIELLELMGVVRENGNEQMSFPPVHTPLSYDYVLVAKTIENQQREAFKKQIEYIEELKKKNIKVTKIINDDLVFYGIQAPKEIFEKYRYLLKVSDACNWSSDQNTVPLSTRIRIVHFILTHTPIQSGESLRDLMKMKVFEARFCLHEKKKQKELKESWARWTACLQGQPITAVRNYFGEKVALYYLWLGWYTYLLIPPALIGVIVFLYGLAFFNSSPLIKEVCDADTVMCPLCDRRCKVWQLSDTCTYAKVSLLFDNNGTVLFAMFMAVWATLFLEFWKRHRASYVCEWKVSDWCEEEEELILEIVNNVNCEPKKYKHSYLRSTLVLICVTAMILVIIGLTHALVVFRVIAAVLLAEGSWEFLSNHSNTGAMMLGAVLHYLIITVMTRINRIVAMKLCEIEETRSFAATEKSFTVKMFTFQFFTYFSSLFYVAFFLGRINGHPGGYVRIAGKWRLEECHPSGCLTDLFIQMAIIMVLKQTISNIFEFTGPWFHRWLRRRRTQKLQRKCAHCYLKDEQEAKDGDELCDNCKLRNWLSNYRLNNVDSFSLFNEFLEMVIQFSFTTIFVAAFPLAPLLALINNVIEIRLDAIKMVTLERRLVPKKTNDIGVWINVLEAIGVLAVIANGLVIGVSSDFIPRLVYRYLYGPCANGTVPDIDCMTGYINNSLSIARMGDHNILNEFSPNQMVTAGGLNVSHCSYKDHRSNEDYSLTPQFWLISAVRFAFVILFEHIVVIFKFVAAWFVPSAPMQVKNDRLFDKLNRLKEELSSSEA